Proteins encoded together in one Ptiloglossa arizonensis isolate GNS036 chromosome 9, iyPtiAriz1_principal, whole genome shotgun sequence window:
- the LOC143150879 gene encoding LOW QUALITY PROTEIN: orphan steroid hormone receptor 2-like (The sequence of the model RefSeq protein was modified relative to this genomic sequence to represent the inferred CDS: deleted 1 base in 1 codon), with protein MTASVAWLWYRHAPNRVATYEPKNSGPSLSLLKMREMDRDHREQRDHDNLNEIEGERKVGMDFRNLSHHHGMDHVADVESERDMEIDQNDRVENLHDDKIDQNLGRNFHNLVHHPAMRDMERDQNNHVDNVHDEKVDHKMGRDFRNLGPHTGMVHLHSGIEHLNNVDVEVKLARDVRGSLGLGLSLELCVVCGDRASGRHYGAISCEGCKGFFKRSIRKQLGYQCRGSKSCEVTKHHRNRCQYCRLQKCLAMGMRSDSVQHERKPVLGESAGAKVGNRSPRVKPEPQQPVSETPPTWEQPESPSMEDQSSDSDLSDALTLARERLLISHALDSMAKLIGDSVNGSSEPEEEWTGQLISERHTLFELRAPSPAPAYLSIHYICESAARLLFLSVHWARGIPAFQALPSEVQTTLVRSSWGQLFTLGLAQCAYTLSLPSILTSIINHLQASIAQEKITASKVKSVTEHICRLQDCVSSLHKLQVDSVEYAYLKALTLFSADNVLAGVWRKKVEVLQEAAWTELQQRVGSDRLPRLLLRLAPLRSINPRVLEDLFFAGLIGRVSVASVVPYILTMHDYKTEPESHMG; from the exons ATGACAGCCAGTGTAGCATGGCTGTGGTATCGGCATGCGCCTAACCGCGTAGCAACCTACGAACCGAAGAACTCGGGA CCATCTCTTTCACTTCTTAAAATG agAGAAATGGACAGGGACCATAGGGAACAACGCGACCACgataatttaaatgaaattgaGGGGGAACGAAAAGTAGGAATGGATTTTCGTAATTTGTCTCATCACCATGGCATGGATCATGTAGCTGATGTCGAATCGGAG cgGGACATGGAAATTGATCAAAACGatcgcgttgaaaatttacaTGATGATAAAATAGATCAAAACTTAGGAAGGAATTTTCACAATTTAGTACATCATCCCGCTATG AGAGACATGGAAAGGGATCAAAACAATCATGTTGATAACGTACATGATGAAAAAGTTGACCACAAAATGGGAAGAGATTTTCGTAATTTGGGACCTCATACAGGCATGGTTCATTTACATTCTGGGATTGAGCATTTAAATAATGTTGATGTAGAG GTAAAATTGGCAAGAGATGTTCGTGGCTCTTTAGGTTTGGGACTATCATTAGAATTATGTGTGGTCTGTGGGGATAGGGCTAGTGGAAGACACTATGGAGCAATAAGTTGTGAAGGTTGCAAAGGTTTCTTTAAACGTAGTATTCGAAAACAATTGGGTTATCAATGCAGAGGAAGCAAAAGTTGTGAAGTTACCAAACACCATAGAAATCGGTGTCAGTATTGTAGACTTCAGAAATGCCTTGCAATGGGGATGAGGAGTGACT CTGTTCAACATGAGAGAAAACCAGTCTTGGGTGAATCAGCAGGAGCAAAAGTTGGCAATCGAAGTCCTAGAGTTAAACCAGAACCACAACAACCAGTGTCTGAAACACCTCCAACATGGGAACAACCTGAAAGTCCCAGTATGGAAGACCAAAGTAGTGATAGTGACCTTAGTGATGCATTAACATTAGCAAGGGAACGTTTACTTATTTCACATGCATTGGATAGCATGGCTAAACTTATTGGAgat AGTGTTAATGGTTCAAGCGAACCAGAGGAAGAGTGGACTGGTCAGTTAATTTCTGAAAGGCATACACTATTTGAGTTAAGAGCCCCTAGCCCAGCCCCTGCGTACTTATCAATACACTACATTTGTGAGAGTGCTGCTAGATTACTTTTTTTGTCAGTTCATTGGGCAAGAGGAATCCCTGCATTTCAAGCATTACC ATCTGAAGTTCAAACAACATTAGTACGCAGTTCCTGGGGACAGCTCTTTACTTTAGGTCTTGCACAATGCGCATATACTCTGTCACTTCCTAGTATTTTAACATCGATAATAAATCATTTACAAGCTAGTATTGCACAGGAAAAAATTACAGCTAGTAAAGTAAAGTCTGTCACAGAACATATATGTAGACTACAAGATTGTGTTAGTTCACTTCATAAGTTACAAGTGGATTCTGTTGAATATGCGTACCTTAAAGCACTAACGCTTTTCAGTGCTG ATAATGTTTTAGCTGGTGTTTGGCGTAAAAAAGTTGAAGTTTTACAAGAAGCTGCATGGACAGAGTTGCAACAACGTGTTGGATCTGACCGATTACCTCGCCTTCTTTTGAGGCTTGCACCACTTCGTTCAATCAACCCTAGGGTTTTGGAAGATTTGTTTTTTGCAGGTCTTATTGGTAGAGTAAGCGTAGCTAGTGTTGTGCCTTATATTCTTACTATGCACGATTACAAAACTGAACCTGAAAGTCACATGGGGTGA